The Flavobacterium sp. M31R6 nucleotide sequence CCATAACCACAAGAATGGCTTGCAGTGAAAATAATAAAGAAAATGAATTCCTAAAAGCATTACAAAGCACGACCACTTATAAAGTCAAAAACTTACGATTGACGCTTACAAATCAGTCGGGTAATGAGTTGGTTTTTAAAAAAGTAGATTAGTTGTTTTAAATGATTAATTTAGAATATGTTCAACCAAAAAAAATCCACAGCAATAAAATGCAACACAGATTTCACAAATTCACACAGATAAAGTTGTGTAAATTTGTGAATTAAAAATCAGCGAATACTAAAAAAATATTGAGCAATGATCTAAATCTGTGTTTCTTTTCCTAAAAAGGCTTTTAACTTAAAATTATAAATTGTTAGTAGCAAGTTCATTTAAAAATAATCTAAATTTATATTTATGAACGATACGATAAAAAAGGGATTCTATTTTAAAAGCTACGAAGCTCCGTTTCAGTCTCCATTTGATAAACTTTTTGCCATTTTCAAAGAGCTTATTACACATACTTCAGGAGATTTTGATGAAGCTATCAGTTGGTTGCGCGAATTGGACAAAGAATACAAACTAACCGAGCCATCCTATACAATTGAGGATTTTATTGAGGATTTGAAGAAAAAAGGATATCTTCGGGAAGAACTCAAAGATGACGGAACGCAAGGTTTGGGAATTACTGCCAAAACAGAGCGAGCCATACGCCAGCAAGCTTTGGATAACATTTTTGGAAATATTAAAAAATCGGGGAGTGGTAACCACAAAACCAAGCACGTTGGTAATGGAGATGAACATACAGGAGAATTTAGAGAGTTTCATTTTGGAGACGCATTAGAGCGTATTTCGCTGACCGAAAGTTTGAAAAATGCACAAATCAACAACGGTGTGGCCGATTTTATGTTGACCGAAAATGATTTGGTCGTCGAGGAAACCCGATACAAATCCCAAATGAGCACCGTTTTGATGATTGACATCAGCCACAGTATGATTCTGTACGGAGAAGACCGTATAACTCCCGCCAAGAAAGTGGCAATGGCGTTGGCCGAATTAATCACTACCCGTTACCCAAAAGACACTCTGGATATACTTGTTTTTGGAGATGATGCTTGGCAGATTTCCATTCGGGATTTGCCTTACCTCAAAGTCGGTCCATTTCACACCAATACCGTTGCCGGCCTGCAATTGGCAATGGATTTATTGCGCAGAAAACGTAATACCAACAAGCAAATATTCATGATTACCGACGGTAAACCAAGTTGTGTTAGGGAAAAAGACGGATCTTATTATATGAACAGCAACGGTCTCGATCATTACATCGTCGAAAAATGTTATACCCAGGCGCAACAAGCCAGAAAACTCCATATTCCGATAACCACTTTTATGATTGCAAACGATCCTTATCTGCAAAAGTTTGTAAATAAGTTTACCGAAGCCAATCAGGGAAAAGCATTCTACACCGGATTGAAAGGTTTGGGCGAAATGATTTTTGAAGATTATGAAACCAATAGAAAGAAACGAATAAAATAGTTTAGGTATAGTTTGGAGCAGAAAGATTAGGCATTTTTGGAAACATCGTCCCGCTTTCCACTACAATCTTATAAGCCTAACCCCGGCTTATAAGGATTTCCGCTACAATCGGGGCTAAAAGGGAAAATTGCTTTTTCGCACTTATAAAACAAACAGAATTAATTAAACTTAGATTCTTAGAAACTTAGTCCCGATAACTATCGGGACAGCAACTTAAATAAAAAACATGAAGATAGAAAACATAAATACATTCGGTCAATTAAAGAAATCAGGATACGTAAGCAAAAGTATCAAAGATGAATTGCGACACAATTTAAGAACAAAAATCAAATCGGGAGAACCAACTTTTGAAGGAGTGCACGGTTTTGAAAACACCGTAATCCCTGAATTGGAAAGAGCTATTCTGTCGCGTCATAATATCAATTTGTTGGGACTTCGCGGGCAGGCCAAAACAAGATTGGCTAGAAAAATGATTGAACTGTTGGACGAATACATTCCGTATGTAACAGATTCTGAAATTAATGACGATCCTTTTCATCCTTTATCCCGTTTTGCTAAAGACATTATTGCTGTCAAAGGAGACGAAACCCCGATTTCGTGGTTGCACAGAAGCGAACGATTTTTCGAAAAACTTGCCACTCCAGATGTAACAGTCGCCGATTTGATAGGTGATGTCGATCCCATAAAAGCTGCGAATTTAAAATTATCCTATGCTGATGATCGCGTCATTCATTTTGGGATGATTCCGCGTGCCAACCGTTGTATTTTTGTGATCAACGAATTACCTGACTTGCAAGCTAGAATTCAAGTAGCGCTATTTAACATACTGCAAGAAGGCGACATACAAATTCGTGGGTTCAAATTGAGAATGCCACTCGATATGCAATTTATCTTTACCGCAAACCCTGAAGACTACACCAATAGAGGAAGTATTGTGACTCCTTTAAAGGACCGAATAGGTTCGCAAATCTTGACACATTATCCTCAAGATATCAAAACGGCTCGAACAATTACAACGCAGGAAGCAAAACTTGATACTGCCCAAAGCGATTTGGTTTATATTCCTTCTCTAGCGAAGGACTTATTGGAGCAAATCAGTTTTGAAGCGCGAGAAAGCGAATTTATTGACAATAAAAGTGGCGTTAGCGCCCGTCTGAGCATTACGGCTTACGAAAATTTATTGAGTACCGCCGAGCGTCGTGCTTTACGATCAGGAATAGATAAAACTACTTTGCGTTTATCTGACTTTATGGGGATTATTCCGTCCATAACCGGTAAAGTTGAATTGGTTTACGAAGGAGAGCAGGAGGGAGCGGCTATTGTGGCGCAACACCTTATAAATGATGCAATCCATACTTTTTTCCCAGCCTATTTCCCAAAAGTTGAGAAATTGGAAAAACAAGGAGAAAAAACACCATATACAGATATTTTGGATTGGTTTTTCACCGAAAGCGGTTTTGAATTATTGGATGACTGTTCCGATGAGGAATACAAAACTATTTTGGACGGTATTGTCCCTTTGGAAAAATTAATAGAAAAGTATCAACCACAATTAGAAAAACGAGATCGTTATTTTATGAAAGAGTTTGTTTTGTGGGGATTGGTCGAATACAAAAAACTAAGCAAAGGCCGTATATCCGAAGGGTATCAGTTCAAAGATATCTTTGGAAGTTATATCAGTAAATTATAACTAATTGGATTAGTAAAAGTTAACACGAATTACACTAATTAGCACAAATTCTTTGTATCGTTAAAAAAAGATACTAATTCGTCCTATTAGTGTAATTCGTGTTTTTTTTGGTTAAGATTTGAGTTATTGAATGTCCCATTATTTCACTTCTAATATTTTTTGGCTGTAATATGCTATTTCATTAGTTATTTTTCCTTTATCATCAAAAGTATCAATGAACATCATAGGCAAGACTATACTTTTTTTATCTGATTTTCTGATTAATCTGATTTTCCACCATGATTGAACAACTCTTGCATCATCCAATTCATAATGTAAATAATCAGGATATCCTACTTGATCAATACTTACAAGATCATATATTTCAAACATTTTTTTATCGTTTTCCTTTTGTTCTGCCAAGGTGTATTGTTTATTAATGTCTGGATTATTAATATCTATAAAAGTAGCTTTGTCATCATAATACTTATAAGCTTTATCAAAATCTTTGTTTTCAAATGCATACACCATTTTTCGCACAGAATTAATATTTTCATGATGATTGTAGATTTGACCATTGGTTCTCTCGGCATAACTTTCATTGATTTCATCGTTTACAGTACTGGTCGAATAGTTAATCATCATTTTTATTTTATTGTCTTTATTTACGGTGAATAAACGGTGGATTGGACGATCAATTTTTACGCCAGTTTCTTTCTGAACACCTTTTACGTCTTCCCAAGTTTGAACCCAAACTAAATCTTTTTGATCGGCATCTTTGTATTCTAGAGCATCAGGATAAGCGCCTTTGGATCTTTTGATACTTGGATAATCGATGTTGTCTTTCCATGTTTTAACCGTCTTTAAATAAGCCGCTTTATCCATTCCTTTGTCATCCTTATTGGTAGTTGTTCCGCTATAGTACTTAAAATCATCAGCTAAATAGCTAGCCACTTTATCGGCGTTTCCACTAACAAATGCTTGTGTCATGTCTTCTACTGTAGTGATAGCAGGATGCTCTACATAAATAGTACCATTCGGTTTTTTTTGGGCGTACGTGATGCTAGTCGCGATCAACAATACAAGTGCAATACAGTTTTTCATGTCTATTCAAGTTTTTAGTTAAAAAAAGAATTAAATTTAACAAAAATTTATTGATTATCAGTACTTTACGTGTTATTTATTTTAAATATAGCATTACTGATTTTAATTAGTCTACCTTGCCACGTTGGAACTATTTTCAGTCCATCAAAATTGGATATGGAGAATAGTTTTGAAGATTTGATTGCTACTTATATTGAAAATAAGGTAGGCATATCCGAACATTTTTTGAGTAATGATTTGGCTAATAACTTAAAGCAAAATCTACATAATTTAAATAAAAACAGCCAATTATCAGCTGCAGGGATTGGTAATTCAGAAAAGTTATCATACGATGGAGCCATTCGAAGTGATTCCATCTATTGGCTAGACAAAAAGAATAATAATGCGTTTGAGAATGAATTTTTTCTACAAATAGAAGCTTTTATACTTTATTTGAATGAAAGTTGTTATGCTGGAATTACGGGTTACGAATTTCATTATTCGTTATATGAAGCTGGAGATTTCTACCTGAAACATCTCGATCAATTCAAAAACAATCCCAGTCGAAAATACTCGATGATCAGCTATTTAAACAGTAATTGGCAGGAAAGTGACGGAGGTGAACTACTCATTCACCAATTGGATAACAATCAAAAAATCAGTCCAACACAGGGTAAAACAGTTTTCTTTAAAAGTGATGAGCTTGTTCATGAAGTTTTGGTTACCCAAAAAACCAGAATGAGTATTACTGGATGGTTAAAGAGCGATTAATTTTTAATGAAAAAGTAACGCTATCATTATTTCCAAAAAAATTAATATAATCACAATCCATTCCAATCGGGAGCTTTCACGTACATTCAAAACATCCGTAAAAAGTCTAAGATTGTCCTCTACGATATCCAATCTATAATCAAGATCCTTAAAACGTGGATTGATATCAAAATTAGCTTTTAGATGGCGATTTAAAAGATGGAGCTCTTCATTGTCCCAAACTAAATTGGGGTCATCGAGAATATAGAGATTATCAACAATACTGTTTTTGACGTTCAATACTTTTCCGATGTATTTCAGTAGATTTTTTTTTGAAATGCTTAGTTTTCCGTGCTGTTCTAATTCTTGTATGTATTTTTTGGAAGAAGTGATAAGATCATCTGTCAGCGCTTCATAATAATCCAATGCAACAGATTGGGCAATATTGAGCATTACGATTTTCATGACAGAAGCATCAACAAAAGGTACAGAGACATAATCATTTTTGATAATCACTTTTGGAGTGTTTGTATCAATTTCTATTCGATATTCCTCAAGCAATTCCAAATCAACAATTGTCGAAGCATAGTTTTTGACAAAATCAATGAATTCATTTTTCTCCGTAGCTGTGCAATTTGCAAATACAACTACTCCATAATCAAATATATAGATGTAGCGTTTTTTGTTTTTTAACGTATAAAAAATTTCAGAGGGTGAACTGGAATGTGCTTCAACTCCATATTCAGTTCTTATTTTTTTTATGTTAAAAACTTCTGCGATTTGAATAGCCTCAATTTTAATAAAATTATCATTTCCCATAATAGAAGTTTTGTTTTATACCATCAATGTAGCTTAAAGTTAGTTATTTCCATTTGATTAAATAATGCCGTAATATTTTTTTTGACTAAAAGCGAAGTAAAATCTAATTTTTTATTAAAAAAATGTATTGGTCATTATTGATGGTTATTAGTATCATTTACATCCTATTTTTAGAATAATACAATTCTGCATGGTGTTAAACATTAAAAAAAAATGAATAAATTGGGAGTAATATTTAGTTAGAATACGTAAATTAGTACATTGAAAATCAGTAAAATAAAGGTATTATGGGAGAGATGAAAAAAAATTCAGGAACAAATGGTTTAGAACAAAAAAAAGAAAACAAAAACAAGTTACCGGATTCTCTTTTGTATCCTCCGGAAGAAGATATTTATAGAAAATTCCATAAAGAAAGTGACATCGACCCTGAAGATATTTCGAAAAAGAAAATTCCTATCGAAATCAACAATATAAGCGAACTGAACCAAAAGGAATTTGATGAGGACATGTCTGGTGCCGATTTAGATATCCCAGGTTCAGAGTTTGATGATGAATACATTTCGACTGGAGAAGAAGATGAAGAAAATAGCCATTACAGCATTGGTGGAGACGATCACAATAATTTGGAAGAAAACACCTAAACTAAGTTATTCTTAGACCTAAAACGGGTATTTTGGGACATTTTAAGTTGGTTTGTTTTTTTATTATATTCATTAAAAATAAAAACAAGAGATGATTATTTGCTACTTTCAATAAATAGTTTTTCCAAAATTTTTGCCGCTTCATCATCAGAATTTGCTGAAAAACCGGACACAAAAACACCTTTTTTGCCAGAAATGGATATTATTCCATAAACAACTGATTCTTCATCTGGATCTGAGTCTCCTTCATAACGATATACATGTTCTACTGAGTAATCATCTGGATTCGATTTAATGGCTTCTGTATGAAGATTAAAATCATGGTGAAATCCTTTTTCTTTTAAATCTTCTAAGGCTTCCAAAACGGTGGTATAATGATAAGTTGGTTTCATATGTAGCTTTTTTTTATTGGTCATATGTAATTGCTTCGTCTGTTTGCTAACGTTCGAGACGCAATCATCATTGGTTTTTACGACCAATTTAGAGTCATGCCAATTTCATAATGACAGAAATTAATATTTAGATTAAAGATAACTATTTTGTTTGTAGTATGTTGCAAATGACTTGTTAAAGTAAAAGCTGTATTCTTGAAAAACCTTGATTAATGTTGTAGATTTGCACCGCAGACCGCCTTATCGTCGTCTCGATTAATCGGGAGGGAGGAAAGTCCGGACACCACAGAGAAGCATAGCGGGTAACACCCGTCGGTTGCGTTTTAGGACGTGATTAGGACAAGTGCAACAGAAAGTATGTACAGGTAATGCTGTAGTGAAACCAGGTAAACTCTATGCGGTGAAATATCAAGTATATCAGCATTTAAGGGCTTCTCGTCCGTTGCTGAAGGGTAGATAGCTTGAGTCCAACAGTAATGCTGGATCTAGATAAATGATAAGGTATTGTTAGTAATAACAAGAACAGAATCCGGCTTATAGGTCTGCATTTTTTTACTATTTTTCATGTTTATTTACTATTTTAGTCAAAAAAACATGAGAAATTTTCCTTTTTTATCTTCATCACAGTCACTTTTACTTTTTAGAATTACTCTACCATTATTTTTTGTGGCTCATGCGGTCACAAGGATTACCAATGGCACAATAGAACGATTTGCCGGGTTTT carries:
- a CDS encoding 2OG-Fe(II) oxygenase family protein gives rise to the protein MENSFEDLIATYIENKVGISEHFLSNDLANNLKQNLHNLNKNSQLSAAGIGNSEKLSYDGAIRSDSIYWLDKKNNNAFENEFFLQIEAFILYLNESCYAGITGYEFHYSLYEAGDFYLKHLDQFKNNPSRKYSMISYLNSNWQESDGGELLIHQLDNNQKISPTQGKTVFFKSDELVHEVLVTQKTRMSITGWLKSD
- a CDS encoding nuclear transport factor 2 family protein, which translates into the protein MKNCIALVLLIATSITYAQKKPNGTIYVEHPAITTVEDMTQAFVSGNADKVASYLADDFKYYSGTTTNKDDKGMDKAAYLKTVKTWKDNIDYPSIKRSKGAYPDALEYKDADQKDLVWVQTWEDVKGVQKETGVKIDRPIHRLFTVNKDNKIKMMINYSTSTVNDEINESYAERTNGQIYNHHENINSVRKMVYAFENKDFDKAYKYYDDKATFIDINNPDINKQYTLAEQKENDKKMFEIYDLVSIDQVGYPDYLHYELDDARVVQSWWKIRLIRKSDKKSIVLPMMFIDTFDDKGKITNEIAYYSQKILEVK
- a CDS encoding VWA domain-containing protein, whose amino-acid sequence is MNDTIKKGFYFKSYEAPFQSPFDKLFAIFKELITHTSGDFDEAISWLRELDKEYKLTEPSYTIEDFIEDLKKKGYLREELKDDGTQGLGITAKTERAIRQQALDNIFGNIKKSGSGNHKTKHVGNGDEHTGEFREFHFGDALERISLTESLKNAQINNGVADFMLTENDLVVEETRYKSQMSTVLMIDISHSMILYGEDRITPAKKVAMALAELITTRYPKDTLDILVFGDDAWQISIRDLPYLKVGPFHTNTVAGLQLAMDLLRRKRNTNKQIFMITDGKPSCVREKDGSYYMNSNGLDHYIVEKCYTQAQQARKLHIPITTFMIANDPYLQKFVNKFTEANQGKAFYTGLKGLGEMIFEDYETNRKKRIK
- a CDS encoding AAA family ATPase; translated protein: MKIENINTFGQLKKSGYVSKSIKDELRHNLRTKIKSGEPTFEGVHGFENTVIPELERAILSRHNINLLGLRGQAKTRLARKMIELLDEYIPYVTDSEINDDPFHPLSRFAKDIIAVKGDETPISWLHRSERFFEKLATPDVTVADLIGDVDPIKAANLKLSYADDRVIHFGMIPRANRCIFVINELPDLQARIQVALFNILQEGDIQIRGFKLRMPLDMQFIFTANPEDYTNRGSIVTPLKDRIGSQILTHYPQDIKTARTITTQEAKLDTAQSDLVYIPSLAKDLLEQISFEARESEFIDNKSGVSARLSITAYENLLSTAERRALRSGIDKTTLRLSDFMGIIPSITGKVELVYEGEQEGAAIVAQHLINDAIHTFFPAYFPKVEKLEKQGEKTPYTDILDWFFTESGFELLDDCSDEEYKTILDGIVPLEKLIEKYQPQLEKRDRYFMKEFVLWGLVEYKKLSKGRISEGYQFKDIFGSYISKL
- a CDS encoding RMD1 family protein — protein: MGNDNFIKIEAIQIAEVFNIKKIRTEYGVEAHSSSPSEIFYTLKNKKRYIYIFDYGVVVFANCTATEKNEFIDFVKNYASTIVDLELLEEYRIEIDTNTPKVIIKNDYVSVPFVDASVMKIVMLNIAQSVALDYYEALTDDLITSSKKYIQELEQHGKLSISKKNLLKYIGKVLNVKNSIVDNLYILDDPNLVWDNEELHLLNRHLKANFDINPRFKDLDYRLDIVEDNLRLFTDVLNVRESSRLEWIVIILIFLEIMIALLFH